The Clarias gariepinus isolate MV-2021 ecotype Netherlands chromosome 12, CGAR_prim_01v2, whole genome shotgun sequence region ATTTTTATGATGAGTAATGGCTGATTAAAGAAGAACTGATATTCAGGGCCCCGCTTGACTGTTCCGTTTGCCTTGTCTGGTTTTCTGTTTGTTGCTGGTCTGACAGATTTATGCAAACTCAAAGCAAAAAATtgagaatgaatgaaaaaatcttttatactttaaaaaaagacaatttaaataaacctttataATTTCTGGAAATGTATTGAAAGCCAGTACCAAAATGAATCAATGCACATAAATTAATGTCTTAGAAAAGAGTTCTTCTGCAATCTTTTTCTGAGTACAGTTAAAACAATGCTTAAAGTCAATTACTGTATATCTCGCTCATAACTTTAGCAGCACACCGCAGATCATATAGGCTTTGTCTCCTGTATTTCCTGCAGTTGTTCTGTGGTTAGCGTGTGATATGTGATTTCTCTTGTGATAGCTCACCAAATGAACAATAACAATGCAGTAAAAACATAATGATCCAATTCAAACTgactaaatattatttatgtaaatttacCCTCGGTTAATTAATCTTTCAAAGAGATGTGCTtgtgtctttttgtttgtttgtttgtttgtgtgtttgtttatacaCCTTACAAACTTTTACAGGAACATGTTCTCACTAACTCTCACCACTTGTCTCcctctttttccctctctgtttcagGAGGCTCCACTGTTGCATCTTTTTTTGGAGGtcatatttcattttgttcatCATATCTCTCACCTCACAATATCTTTCTAATTCATTTtctgatctctctctttctgtgtcacTCCAataatttctttctgttttgttaatgttTAGGTAAAACAGGTATCACTGCAGGGACGATAATACTTGTAATTATTGTTGCCTTGGCAGCGACAGTGGCCATTCTAATTTGGCGTCGACGGTAAGCTTTCAGTCATCTATGCAATGTAGATCAACATAGATGTCTACACTGTACTCCAACTGATTACGCTGTACCTTTCCTCTCTCACAGTTCAAAGCCTTCTGAATCTAGTGGCCCTTCCATAATAATGATAACCAAGCATCCTGACACACAAGAGCCGTTAATGAATCCTATCACCATCACAAGCAACTGTCCTCAAGACTCCATCCAACCTCCGGTTGTTCCCTTTAGAGACTCTATTGAGGCATGTACAAATTGTGAGCCTTCTACTTAAAATGCTTACCAGCATACATTAAATAGAAAATGTACTTATGTGGACAACAGCATTGTGATCAAAATGCCATGAAACTATGAAAACTATGTGAACTTGTAATAGATGAGGAAAAACCTTCCGAAAGTATAAAGGTTAATTCTAGTCTTTTCTAGCTCTACAGCAATAGTTACAGCGTCAGACCTGCACATTCCTTTAGAATTAGTTcagctttatttactttatctgtgttGCATGACGTATGTGTGCTATTAATATTTTGGCTAATATCTTGTTTTCCTCTTAAATGGCGCTTAATCGAATTACTACCCGTTGTTCATATAATGGCAGATTTATGGTATTTTATAGTGTTGTGCTTTTATAGACGGTTTTTATTACTTTcacaaaatatattattattaagttttttatttatttatttgcagtaAATACATGATACATGAGGcttgttttttcttgttgttgttgttgttaagctGGCAATACTCAACGTCattttgatgttgttgttgcaaATCTTTGCAGATTGTATGCATCTGACCCTAAATGTCTCCGGTACATTGGGCActgcattatattttatatgttataGTGACCCCATAAGCACTGCAGCCGTTAACATTGAACAAAATTGAACAACATTTTGGATAACATTCTTGCTTTCTGATTTTAACTAACATTGAAGTTTAATAATTATGCTGCAactattatttatatgtataaaccATATaggaaacatttattaatatagacatatattttcaacaaaaaaaagcatgagtAATCTTTTGGTGCTGTAACATGCCAAATAAAGTTATCATGTCATGCATTCAGGAGAGTCATGCAtgctgtcattttttatttatgtttcagGGGTTATTTTAGATATGATTCTGACTACATGATAATGATAAAGAGTCTGTCTTTTAATGATAAAGAGTCTACATTTGCGAACAGGGGTTAGCAACCCGAAACCTCAAAGAGCCATTGTAACCCAGATAAAACACTGGAAGCCACAAAACCGTTTTGACAtctaaaataaagataacactgcatatataattttttttatctttatgctatgtaaaaaaaaaaaaaaactattgtgtgttacatttataaaatcaatgaactgctacagagaaagcaaaatttttatttctgaataCAAAAAAACGTAGAACTCAATGTTTATTTGAATCCTCCTCGTATTTATGAgccaaacttaaattattcacctgcagcaaaacaaaaaatagcgTCTGCTTCTGTCTGCTTCTATCCTTTTTATTACGCATACTGGAGCATGCAGTCAGCGGtcaaactgaataaataaaggCAGGTGTCAC contains the following coding sequences:
- the il15ra gene encoding interleukin-15 receptor subunit alpha isoform X6 — protein: MRAPTLAFIFILAEYSIITGGDGNCGDPPEVKYALKVQNLTDLRFRMPCTDGYLRKAGTSNLFKCNPSLPGGSTVASFFGGKTGITAGTIILVIIVALAATVAILIWRRRSKPSESSGPSIIMITKHPDTQEPLMNPITITSNCPQDSIQPPVVPFRDSIEACTNCEPST
- the il15ra gene encoding interleukin-15 receptor subunit alpha isoform X5, coding for MRAPTLAFIFILAEYSIITGGDGNCGDPPEVKYALKVQNLTDLRFRMPCTDGYLRKAGTSNLFKCNNNEWVNTPKLVCIRNPSLPGGSTVASFFGGKTGITAGTIILVIIVALAATVAILIWRRRSKPSESSGPSIIMITKHPDTQEPLMNPITITSNCPQDSIQPPVVPFRDSIEACTNCEPST